The following proteins come from a genomic window of Cupriavidus basilensis:
- the istB gene encoding IS21-like element helper ATPase IstB, producing the protein MNMIEIERALRELRLSGIAETLSTRVMQAQAAQEPFLETFGAMLQDELDRRRSRLTERRFKRSGLDERPSLADFDWRFNPKLPRSACFELHTLKFIGEGANALIIGKPGTGKSHVAKAVAYQATLQGYDARYLEADTEFARYALASDSERTELLKDWVSPDLIILDDLFLARRISEHAAEVLQAIVHQRYKLRRSIVITSNRVVQDWGKYLGDATMATTILDRLMHRCAMLEFEGKSYRLKEAAARIAITPESS; encoded by the coding sequence ATGAACATGATCGAGATCGAACGCGCGCTGCGCGAGCTGCGTCTGTCCGGCATTGCCGAGACCCTGTCCACCCGCGTGATGCAGGCCCAGGCCGCGCAGGAGCCCTTCCTGGAGACCTTTGGGGCCATGCTGCAAGACGAACTGGACCGCCGGCGCTCGCGTCTGACCGAGCGCCGCTTCAAGCGCTCGGGCCTGGATGAGCGGCCCTCGCTGGCTGACTTCGACTGGCGTTTCAACCCGAAGCTGCCGCGCAGCGCCTGCTTCGAGTTGCATACCCTGAAGTTCATCGGCGAGGGCGCCAATGCGCTGATCATCGGCAAGCCCGGTACCGGCAAGAGCCATGTGGCCAAGGCCGTGGCCTACCAGGCCACGCTGCAGGGATACGACGCGCGTTACCTGGAAGCCGACACCGAGTTTGCTCGCTACGCGTTGGCCAGCGACTCAGAGCGCACCGAGCTGCTCAAGGACTGGGTCTCACCGGACCTGATCATCCTCGATGACCTGTTCCTGGCCAGACGCATCAGCGAGCACGCAGCCGAGGTGCTGCAGGCCATCGTGCACCAGCGCTACAAGCTGCGCCGCTCCATCGTCATCACATCCAACCGCGTGGTGCAGGACTGGGGCAAATATCTGGGCGACGCCACCATGGCCACCACCATCCTGGACCGCCTCATGCACCGCTGCGCAATGCTGGAGTTCGAGGGCAAGAGCTACCGCCTCAAGGAGGCTGCCGCACGCATCGCCATCA